The Paracoccus sp. MA genome contains a region encoding:
- a CDS encoding RSP_2648 family PIN domain-containing protein, with the protein MRAVLDACVLFPTVLREILIDTAAAGLFQPVWSRRILDEWRHAATRQGAEAGVEIALLESRFPQALVEPGQAAGGLDLPDPADRHVVECALAAGADSVITANLRDFPSRALASVGLRAIHPDEFLRDLYLRAPDAVLAAIEATEARARAAGGELGRKELMRRARLPRLAKAIARLESPETATFPSHSADTFPRRGQD; encoded by the coding sequence ATGAGGGCGGTTCTGGACGCCTGCGTGCTGTTCCCGACCGTGTTGCGGGAAATCCTGATCGACACGGCGGCGGCGGGGCTGTTCCAGCCGGTCTGGTCGCGCCGCATCCTGGACGAGTGGCGCCATGCCGCCACCCGCCAGGGCGCCGAGGCCGGGGTCGAGATCGCGCTGCTGGAATCGCGCTTTCCGCAGGCGCTGGTCGAGCCGGGGCAGGCGGCAGGCGGCCTCGACCTGCCCGATCCGGCCGACCGGCATGTGGTCGAATGCGCGCTGGCGGCCGGGGCCGACAGCGTCATCACCGCGAATCTGCGCGACTTTCCATCCCGTGCGCTGGCCTCGGTCGGATTGCGGGCGATTCATCCCGATGAATTCCTGCGCGACCTTTACCTGAGGGCGCCCGACGCCGTGCTGGCGGCCATCGAGGCCACCGAGGCCCGGGCTCGCGCCGCCGGAGGCGAGCTCGGCCGCAAGGAATTGATGCGGCGCGCCCGGCTGCCGCGCCTTGCCAAGGCCATTGCCCGGCTGGAAAGCCCGGAAACCGCGACATTTCCGTCGCATTCGGCGGATACCTTCCCCCGACGGGGCCAGGACTGA
- the dut gene encoding dUTP diphosphatase, producing MAAEVTILVLREPGADPALPLPEYQTPGAAGADLRADLGGGELVLDPGQIRLVPTGLRVQIPEGYEMQVRPRSSLALKHGVTLPNTPGTIDSDYRGPLGVIMINLGPLPYTVHHGERIAQAVVVPVTRAAWVAAEALEETARGEGGFGSTGRA from the coding sequence ATGGCTGCCGAGGTGACGATTCTGGTTCTGCGCGAACCGGGCGCCGACCCGGCGCTGCCCCTTCCCGAATACCAGACCCCGGGCGCGGCCGGTGCCGACCTGCGCGCCGATCTGGGCGGGGGCGAGCTGGTGCTCGATCCCGGCCAGATCCGACTGGTGCCGACCGGGCTGCGCGTGCAGATCCCCGAAGGCTACGAGATGCAGGTCCGCCCGCGCTCCAGCCTGGCGCTGAAGCACGGGGTGACCCTGCCCAACACCCCCGGCACCATCGACAGCGACTATCGCGGGCCGCTGGGGGTGATCATGATCAACCTCGGCCCGCTGCCCTATACCGTCCACCATGGCGAGCGCATCGCCCAGGCCGTCGTCGTCCCGGTGACCCGCGCCGCCTGGGTCGCGGCCGAGGCGCTGGAGGAGACCGCGCGCGGCGAAGGCGGCTTCGGCTCGACCGGGCGGGCCTGA
- the pgl gene encoding 6-phosphogluconolactonase, protein MTMEFIEYADREMLFLALADRLAGQLSQHLRVNDGASLCVPGGTTPAPLYDYLSGSEIDWPRVTVLLNDERWVDGEHVRSNGRLLRRHLLKDKAAAANYLDLYTGDERPEDAVPALSEAIAPHLPLTVLLLGMGTDMHTASLFPAASETVLALASDAPPVMAVNSIKDEPRITLTASALKGAINTHLLIAGADKREAFERAQGLDPTEAPIRAFLGDITVHWAE, encoded by the coding sequence ATGACCATGGAGTTCATCGAATATGCCGACCGCGAGATGCTGTTCCTGGCGCTGGCCGACCGGCTGGCGGGCCAGCTGTCGCAGCATCTGCGGGTGAACGACGGCGCCAGCCTCTGCGTGCCGGGCGGCACCACCCCGGCGCCGCTTTACGACTATCTTTCAGGCAGCGAGATCGACTGGCCGCGCGTCACCGTGCTGCTCAACGACGAACGCTGGGTGGATGGCGAGCATGTCCGTTCGAATGGCCGGCTGCTGCGCCGTCACCTGCTGAAGGACAAGGCTGCGGCGGCCAATTACCTTGACCTCTATACCGGCGACGAGCGCCCCGAGGATGCGGTGCCGGCCCTGTCCGAGGCCATCGCCCCGCATCTGCCGCTGACCGTGCTGCTTTTGGGCATGGGCACCGACATGCATACGGCAAGCCTGTTTCCCGCGGCTTCCGAGACCGTTCTGGCGCTGGCCTCCGACGCGCCGCCGGTGATGGCCGTCAACAGCATCAAGGACGAGCCGCGGATCACCCTGACCGCCTCGGCGCTGAAGGGCGCGATCAACACCCATCTGCTGATCGCCGGCGCCGACAAGCGCGAGGCTTTCGAGCGCGCGCAAGGCCTCGACCCGACCGAGGCGCCGATCCGCGCCTTTCTTGGCGACATCACCGTGCATTGGGCAGAGTGA
- a CDS encoding sorbosone dehydrogenase family protein, translating into MDFLAKATAFVGGAMMLVRRMGAPRTAAFGSSPAIPEAKKQGIMTLKMPTARGWAPGQLPKAAPGLRVNAFARELQHPRWIEVLPNGDVLVAEALQEASPPKSLLDRAAQATMRRARALGTSANRITLWRDGDGDGVAETREVFLEGQRQPFGMALVGDTFFVGNTDGIVAFAYEPGAIRLDGPGRRLVEFKPGGHWTRSLIVSPDRKRLYCGVGSLTNIADEGMEAEEGRAAIWELDLETGKARIFASGLRNPVGMAWEPMTGALWTVVNERDGLGDETPPDYLTSVQEGGFYGWPYCYWGRTVDDRVPQDPAEVARALTPDYALGGHTASLGLCWMPEGTLPGFPDGMVIGQHGSWNRSTLSGYKLIFVPFRDGRPSGPPRDILWGFLSEDEKYSYGRPVGVAIGPDGRSLLMADDVGDVIWRVSAA; encoded by the coding sequence ATGGATTTTCTGGCGAAGGCGACGGCATTCGTGGGCGGCGCGATGATGCTGGTGCGACGCATGGGCGCACCCAGGACGGCCGCCTTCGGCAGCAGCCCGGCGATCCCCGAGGCGAAGAAACAGGGCATCATGACCCTGAAGATGCCCACCGCGCGGGGCTGGGCGCCGGGACAGCTGCCCAAGGCCGCGCCCGGCCTGCGCGTCAACGCCTTCGCCCGCGAACTGCAGCATCCGCGCTGGATCGAGGTGCTGCCCAATGGCGACGTGCTGGTGGCCGAGGCGCTGCAAGAGGCGAGCCCGCCGAAATCGCTGCTCGACCGCGCCGCGCAGGCCACCATGCGCCGCGCCCGGGCGCTGGGAACCAGCGCCAACCGCATCACGCTGTGGCGCGACGGCGACGGCGACGGCGTGGCCGAAACGCGCGAGGTCTTCCTGGAGGGCCAGCGCCAGCCCTTCGGCATGGCCTTGGTCGGTGACACCTTCTTCGTCGGCAATACCGACGGCATCGTGGCCTTCGCCTACGAGCCGGGCGCGATCCGCCTCGACGGGCCGGGCCGGCGGCTGGTCGAGTTCAAGCCCGGCGGCCACTGGACGCGCAGCCTGATCGTCTCGCCCGACCGCAAGCGGCTTTATTGCGGCGTCGGCTCGCTGACCAATATCGCCGACGAAGGCATGGAGGCCGAGGAAGGCCGCGCCGCGATCTGGGAGCTGGATCTGGAAACTGGCAAGGCCCGGATCTTCGCCTCGGGTCTGCGCAACCCGGTCGGCATGGCCTGGGAGCCCATGACCGGCGCGCTCTGGACCGTGGTGAACGAGCGCGACGGGCTGGGGGACGAGACGCCGCCCGACTACCTGACCTCGGTGCAGGAAGGCGGTTTCTACGGCTGGCCCTATTGCTATTGGGGCCGGACCGTGGACGACCGCGTGCCGCAGGATCCGGCCGAGGTCGCCCGGGCCCTCACCCCCGATTACGCCCTGGGCGGGCATACCGCCTCACTCGGCCTGTGCTGGATGCCCGAGGGCACGCTGCCGGGCTTTCCGGACGGCATGGTGATCGGCCAGCACGGGTCCTGGAACCGCTCGACGCTGTCAGGCTACAAGCTGATCTTCGTGCCCTTCCGGGACGGCCGCCCCTCGGGGCCGCCGCGCGACATCCTCTGGGGCTTCCTGTCCGAGGACGAGAAATATTCCTATGGCCGCCCGGTCGGCGTTGCCATCGGCCCGGACGGCAGGTCGCTTCTGATGGCCGATGACGTGGGCGACGTGATCTGGCGGGTCAGCGCCGCCTAG
- the pgi gene encoding glucose-6-phosphate isomerase has product MTDTWTRLTEYRNSQGALRIEALFAADPARAAAFSTSAEGLVLDWSKTTIDARARDLLLDLAAPVPERREAMFTGQRINETEDRAVLHTALRNLDASVTVDGRDVMPEVRATHARMRAFADAVRDGSFAGQGGKITDVVNIGIGGSDLGPAMATRALSPWHDGPRVHFVSNVDGADIADTIVRLDPATTLVIVASKTFTTIETMTNAKTALDWMAKTVAQPAAQFAALSSATARTAEWGIDEARVFGFEDWVGGRYSMWGPIGLSLMIAIGPEQFDRFLAGGAAMDRHFRRAPLAENLPVILALVGIWHHQICGYGTRAVLPYDNRLGRLPAYLQQLEMESNGKRVAMDGSDLTVPSGPVVWGEPGTNGQHAFYQLIHQGTAIVPCEFIVAARGHEPELAHHHLLLIANCLAQSEALMRGRSLDEARALMQARGLTGAELERQACHRVFPGNRPSTTLLIPELDPYTLGQIVALYEHRVFAEGVILGINSFDQWGVELGKELALKVAPLLDGQPAPGHDPSTEHLAALIREARG; this is encoded by the coding sequence ATGACCGATACCTGGACCAGACTGACCGAATACCGCAACTCCCAGGGCGCGCTGCGGATCGAGGCGCTGTTCGCCGCCGATCCGGCCCGCGCCGCCGCCTTTTCGACCAGCGCCGAAGGGCTGGTGCTGGACTGGTCCAAGACCACCATCGACGCGCGCGCCCGCGACCTGCTGCTGGACCTCGCCGCGCCGGTTCCGGAACGCCGCGAGGCCATGTTCACCGGCCAGCGCATCAACGAGACCGAGGATCGCGCCGTGCTGCACACCGCGCTGCGCAATCTCGACGCCAGCGTAACGGTGGACGGCCGCGACGTCATGCCTGAGGTGCGCGCCACCCATGCCCGCATGCGCGCCTTTGCCGATGCCGTCCGCGACGGCAGCTTCGCGGGGCAGGGCGGCAAGATCACCGATGTGGTCAATATCGGCATCGGCGGCTCGGACCTCGGCCCGGCCATGGCGACGCGGGCGCTTTCGCCCTGGCATGACGGCCCGCGGGTGCATTTCGTCTCGAACGTGGACGGGGCGGACATCGCCGATACCATTGTCCGGCTCGACCCCGCGACGACGCTGGTGATCGTCGCCTCCAAGACCTTCACCACCATCGAGACCATGACCAACGCGAAAACCGCGCTGGACTGGATGGCGAAGACCGTGGCGCAGCCGGCGGCGCAATTCGCCGCGCTGTCCTCGGCCACCGCCCGGACCGCCGAATGGGGCATCGACGAGGCCCGCGTCTTCGGTTTCGAGGATTGGGTCGGCGGCCGCTATTCCATGTGGGGACCGATCGGCCTGTCGCTGATGATCGCCATCGGGCCCGAGCAGTTCGACCGCTTCCTGGCCGGCGGCGCGGCCATGGACCGGCATTTCCGCCGGGCGCCGCTGGCGGAAAACCTGCCGGTGATCCTGGCGCTGGTCGGCATCTGGCACCACCAGATCTGCGGCTACGGCACCCGCGCCGTGCTGCCCTATGACAACCGCCTCGGCCGCCTACCGGCCTATCTGCAGCAGCTGGAAATGGAATCGAACGGCAAGCGCGTGGCCATGGACGGCAGCGACCTGACCGTCCCCTCGGGCCCGGTGGTCTGGGGCGAGCCGGGCACCAATGGCCAGCACGCCTTCTATCAGCTGATCCACCAAGGCACCGCCATCGTGCCCTGCGAATTCATCGTCGCCGCCCGCGGACACGAGCCCGAGCTTGCGCATCATCACCTGCTGCTGATCGCCAACTGCCTCGCGCAATCCGAGGCGCTGATGCGCGGCCGCTCGCTGGACGAGGCCCGCGCGCTCATGCAGGCCAGGGGCCTGACCGGCGCCGAGCTGGAACGCCAGGCCTGCCACCGCGTCTTCCCCGGCAACCGCCCCTCGACCACTTTGCTGATCCCGGAACTCGACCCCTACACGCTGGGCCAGATCGTCGCGCTCTACGAGCATCGGGTCTTCGCCGAGGGCGTCATCCTGGGCATCAACAGCTTCGACCAATGGGGGGTCGAACTCGGCAAGGAACTGGCCCTGAAGGTGGCGCCGCTGCTGGACGGCCAGCCCGCCCCCGGCCACGACCCCTCGACCGAGCATCTTGCGGCGCTGATCCGCGAGGCGCGGGGCTAA
- a CDS encoding anti-phage deoxyguanosine triphosphatase — MVLDPAWLARREARRRPADDFRDEGDVDYARVIHSAGFRRLQGKTQILNLGDSDFYRTRLTHSLEVAQIAGGLVQQLQGTFPHHPATAALPGRSMIQAIACAHDLGHPPFGHGGEVALNWCMRDAGGFEGNGQTLRLLAQPADAAPEPGVNLTRRSLLGVLKYPASWSRLQNPALRPRLHDTLSVLRSIDAAASTPPKCHLDGETGVVDWILAPLVPEDRLRFVAVRPRAGGHATTLHKSLDCSIMDVADDIAYGVHDLEDAVALGLVSAEEFRAAVTPELADAFDHGGLMAQLFGPPAARKSCIGALVHHFIGAVRFREEPGFREPLLRHRVELAETPRRLLGALKGFIFDRVIRSAGVQQLEFKGQAMVVEVFEALRSDPERLLPGEWRARFAEAEGESGNGLRIICDCVAAMTDTALLRTYERLFAPRMGSVFDRL, encoded by the coding sequence GTGGTTCTAGACCCCGCCTGGCTGGCCCGGCGCGAGGCCCGCCGCCGCCCCGCCGACGATTTCCGCGACGAGGGCGACGTGGATTATGCCCGCGTCATCCATTCCGCCGGGTTTCGCCGGCTGCAGGGCAAGACGCAGATCCTGAACCTGGGCGACAGCGATTTCTACCGCACCCGCCTGACCCATTCGCTGGAGGTGGCGCAGATCGCCGGCGGGCTGGTCCAGCAATTGCAGGGGACATTCCCCCACCATCCCGCCACGGCCGCCCTGCCCGGCCGCAGCATGATCCAGGCCATCGCCTGCGCGCATGACCTGGGCCATCCGCCCTTCGGCCATGGCGGCGAGGTGGCGCTGAACTGGTGCATGCGGGATGCCGGCGGTTTCGAGGGCAATGGCCAGACCCTGCGCCTGCTGGCGCAACCGGCCGATGCGGCGCCCGAGCCCGGCGTGAACCTGACGCGCCGCAGCCTGCTGGGGGTGCTGAAATATCCCGCAAGCTGGTCGCGGCTGCAGAACCCGGCGCTGCGCCCGCGCCTGCACGACACGCTCTCGGTGCTGCGCAGCATCGACGCGGCGGCCTCGACGCCGCCGAAATGCCATCTCGACGGCGAGACGGGCGTGGTGGACTGGATCCTTGCCCCGCTTGTCCCCGAGGACCGGCTGCGCTTTGTCGCGGTCCGGCCGCGGGCCGGCGGCCATGCCACGACGCTGCACAAGTCGCTGGATTGCAGCATCATGGATGTGGCCGACGACATCGCCTATGGCGTCCACGACCTCGAGGACGCCGTCGCGCTGGGGCTGGTCTCGGCCGAGGAATTCCGCGCCGCGGTGACGCCGGAACTCGCCGACGCCTTCGACCATGGCGGATTGATGGCGCAGCTGTTCGGCCCGCCTGCGGCCCGCAAGAGCTGCATCGGCGCGCTGGTGCATCATTTCATCGGCGCCGTCCGCTTCCGCGAGGAGCCCGGTTTCCGCGAGCCGCTGCTGCGCCATCGCGTCGAGCTGGCCGAGACGCCGCGCCGCCTCCTGGGTGCGCTGAAGGGTTTCATCTTCGACCGGGTGATCCGCAGCGCCGGAGTGCAGCAGCTGGAATTCAAGGGCCAGGCGATGGTGGTCGAGGTCTTCGAGGCGCTGCGCTCGGACCCCGAACGGCTGCTGCCCGGCGAATGGCGCGCGCGCTTCGCCGAGGCCGAGGGCGAAAGCGGCAACGGCCTGCGCATCATCTGCGATTGCGTCGCCGCCATGACCGACACCGCCTTGCTGCGGACCTATGAGCGGCTGTTCGCCCCGCGCATGGGCTCGGTCTTCGACCGGCTCTAG
- the zwf gene encoding glucose-6-phosphate dehydrogenase, producing MVSRIIPVEDFDLVIFGATGDLARRKIVPGLYRRFMAGQVPASARIIGAARTRQDDEAFRTEMRAAIEEFIGPDQDQAQLAAFLDMLGYVAIDARGTDGWAELKARVRPGVVHAFYFSVAPALFGDIAERLAGNGIADAESRIVVEKPFGRDLATARALNATLARHFDESQIYRIDHYLGKETVQNLMAVRFANILFEPLWNAQYVDHVQITVAETVGVGGRGEYYDHSGAMRDMVQNHLMQLLCLTAMEPPYHFDPGAVRDEKLKVIRALEPLAPEDIVRGQYLAGPEGPGYLEDAENPLSRTESFVALKVRIANWRWTGTPFYLRTGKRLRARTSEIVVTFKEPPHSIFDDGGTHKANQLVIKLQPNEGMHLTVMIKEPGPGGMRLVQVPLDMSFAVALGADGTDMPDAYERLIMDVIRGNQTLFMRGDEVEAAWAWTDPIIAAWEAGSKRPEPYDPGSSGPEEALRLLHRDNRRWREIRP from the coding sequence ATGGTTTCACGCATCATTCCGGTTGAGGATTTCGACCTGGTGATCTTTGGCGCCACCGGCGACCTGGCCCGGCGCAAGATCGTGCCCGGCCTCTATCGGCGGTTCATGGCGGGGCAGGTGCCGGCCAGCGCCCGCATCATCGGCGCGGCCCGCACCCGCCAGGACGACGAAGCGTTCCGCACCGAGATGCGTGCCGCGATCGAGGAGTTCATCGGCCCAGACCAGGATCAGGCGCAGCTTGCGGCCTTCCTGGACATGCTGGGCTATGTCGCCATCGACGCGCGCGGCACCGACGGCTGGGCCGAGCTCAAGGCGCGGGTGCGGCCGGGGGTGGTGCATGCCTTCTACTTCTCGGTGGCGCCGGCGCTGTTCGGCGATATCGCCGAGCGTCTGGCCGGCAACGGCATCGCCGATGCCGAGAGCCGCATCGTGGTCGAAAAGCCCTTCGGCCGGGACCTCGCCACCGCGCGCGCTCTGAACGCGACGCTGGCCCGGCATTTCGACGAAAGCCAGATCTACCGGATCGACCATTACCTGGGCAAGGAAACCGTCCAGAACCTGATGGCGGTGCGCTTCGCCAACATCCTGTTCGAGCCGCTGTGGAACGCGCAATATGTGGACCATGTCCAGATCACCGTGGCCGAGACGGTGGGCGTCGGCGGGCGCGGCGAATATTACGACCATTCCGGCGCCATGCGGGACATGGTGCAGAACCACCTGATGCAGCTGCTGTGCCTGACCGCCATGGAGCCGCCCTATCATTTCGATCCCGGCGCGGTGCGCGACGAGAAGCTCAAGGTGATCCGCGCCCTGGAACCGCTTGCCCCCGAGGATATCGTGCGCGGCCAGTATCTAGCCGGCCCCGAGGGCCCGGGCTATCTGGAGGATGCCGAGAATCCGCTCTCGCGCACCGAAAGCTTCGTGGCGCTGAAGGTGCGGATCGCCAACTGGCGCTGGACCGGCACGCCCTTCTACCTGCGCACCGGCAAGCGGCTGCGCGCGCGCACCAGCGAGATCGTCGTGACCTTCAAAGAGCCGCCGCATTCGATCTTCGACGATGGCGGCACGCACAAGGCCAACCAGCTGGTCATCAAGCTGCAGCCGAACGAGGGCATGCACCTGACCGTGATGATCAAGGAGCCGGGGCCGGGCGGCATGCGCCTGGTGCAGGTGCCGCTGGACATGAGCTTCGCGGTTGCGCTGGGGGCCGATGGCACGGACATGCCGGACGCCTATGAGCGGCTGATCATGGACGTGATCCGCGGCAACCAGACCCTGTTCATGCGCGGCGACGAGGTCGAGGCCGCCTGGGCCTGGACCGACCCGATCATCGCCGCCTGGGAGGCCGGATCGAAACGGCCCGAGCCCTACGATCCCGGTTCCAGCGGCCCCGAGGAGGCGCTGCGCCTGCTGCATCGCGACAACCGCCGCTGGAGGGAGATCAGGCCATGA
- the infC gene encoding translation initiation factor IF-3, protein MARRPHNAPPPRDTGPRVNERIRVAEIRLIGPEGENIGVVTPARGLELAQEAGLDLVEISPNATPPVCKIMDLGKFKYEQQKREAEARKKQKIIEIKEIKFRPGTDTHDYDVKMRSVMKFLAEGDKVKITLRFRGREMAHQQLGLELLNRVAADIGEAGKVESMPKLEGRQMIMMISPK, encoded by the coding sequence ATAGCCCGCAGACCGCATAACGCTCCGCCCCCCCGTGACACCGGCCCCCGCGTCAACGAGCGCATCCGAGTCGCCGAAATCCGCCTGATCGGTCCCGAAGGCGAGAATATCGGTGTCGTGACACCCGCCCGCGGTCTGGAGCTTGCACAGGAAGCCGGGCTGGATCTTGTCGAGATCTCGCCGAATGCCACGCCCCCGGTCTGCAAGATCATGGACCTGGGCAAGTTCAAGTATGAACAGCAAAAGCGCGAGGCCGAGGCCCGCAAGAAGCAGAAGATCATCGAGATCAAGGAGATCAAGTTCCGTCCCGGGACCGATACCCATGATTACGACGTCAAGATGCGCTCGGTGATGAAGTTCCTGGCCGAGGGCGACAAGGTCAAGATCACCCTGCGCTTCCGGGGCCGCGAAATGGCGCACCAGCAATTGGGGCTCGAGCTTCTGAACCGCGTCGCCGCCGATATCGGCGAGGCGGGCAAGGTCGAATCGATGCCCAAGCTGGAAGGGCGCCAGATGATCATGATGATCTCGCCGAAATAA
- a CDS encoding alkane 1-monooxygenase: MPAPFDRPASVAAFALFALLPGLLLAAACLFGGPWIWAALIWMGGASQIVDTVIARGFADPGRDEAPPGTDLLSVLLALLHFLLLLVGGLAALLQPELGMASRIALFLGLGLFFGQVSNSNAHELIHRGSRALFRLGAAVYVTLLFGHHSSAHRLVHHRHVATPLDPNSARLGESFWHFFPRAWAGSFRAGLAAERALSAARPDRPNPYLVWIGGGLACCTVVLLVLGPAGLGWYLGLCLYAQMQMMLADYVQHYGLERARRADGRYEPVGPRHSWDAPHFLSSLMMVNAPRHSDHHAHPGRAYPALRLERAGKPRPMLPWSLPVMAALAMWPRIWRRVMDRRVMRMRG, encoded by the coding sequence ATGCCCGCTCCCTTCGACAGACCGGCCTCGGTCGCGGCCTTCGCGCTTTTCGCCCTGCTGCCCGGCCTGCTGCTGGCCGCGGCTTGCCTGTTCGGGGGGCCGTGGATCTGGGCGGCGCTGATCTGGATGGGCGGGGCCAGCCAGATCGTCGACACGGTGATCGCGCGCGGCTTCGCCGATCCCGGCCGCGACGAGGCACCGCCCGGGACCGACCTGCTGTCGGTGCTGCTGGCGCTGCTGCATTTCCTGCTGCTGCTGGTGGGCGGGCTGGCCGCGCTGTTGCAGCCGGAGCTGGGCATGGCCTCGCGCATCGCCCTGTTCCTGGGGCTGGGGCTGTTCTTCGGCCAGGTCTCGAACTCGAACGCGCACGAGCTGATCCATCGCGGTTCGCGCGCGCTGTTCCGGCTGGGCGCGGCGGTCTATGTGACGCTGCTCTTCGGTCATCACAGCTCGGCGCACCGGCTGGTGCATCACCGCCATGTCGCGACGCCGCTGGATCCGAACTCGGCCCGGCTGGGCGAGAGCTTCTGGCATTTCTTCCCCCGCGCCTGGGCCGGATCGTTCCGCGCCGGGCTGGCGGCCGAACGGGCGCTGTCGGCGGCCAGGCCCGACCGGCCGAACCCCTATCTGGTCTGGATCGGCGGCGGGCTGGCCTGCTGTACGGTGGTGCTGCTGGTCTTGGGCCCTGCCGGGCTGGGCTGGTACCTGGGGCTTTGCCTTTATGCGCAGATGCAGATGATGCTGGCCGATTACGTCCAGCATTACGGGCTGGAGCGCGCCCGGCGCGCGGACGGGCGCTATGAGCCGGTCGGACCGCGCCACAGCTGGGACGCGCCGCATTTCCTGTCCTCGCTGATGATGGTGAATGCGCCGCGCCATTCCGACCACCACGCCCATCCCGGCCGCGCCTATCCGGCGCTGCGGCTGGAGCGGGCCGGGAAACCGCGGCCGATGCTGCCCTGGTCGCTGCCGGTGATGGCGGCCCTTGCCATGTGGCCGCGGATCTGGCGGCGGGTCATGGACCGGCGGGTCATGCGGATGCGGGGCTGA
- a CDS encoding glycosyltransferase family 2 protein yields MSFPGLDDFLRSARDRLAKGPIALLLVEDEAVLQQTLAHHLKAGFKLILALSPEPLPAHAIPDGGGERIVNLRHDSRRGRAHVAAVNALIEAAPADTWLYYGYNAEFLFYPFSESRTVGEMLAFHAEERRRAMLTYVVDLYAPDLERFPDAVSLNEAMFDRTGYYALGRTDREGRHKERQLDFHGGLRWRFEEHMPPDRRRIDRIALFRSQPGLRLLPDHRFNVEEYNTYACPWHNNLTAAIASFRVAKALAKNPGSRGHIQTFRWRNSHPFRWNSQQLMDLGLMEPGQWF; encoded by the coding sequence ATGAGCTTTCCCGGCCTGGACGATTTCCTCAGAAGCGCGCGCGACCGGCTGGCCAAGGGGCCGATCGCGCTTTTGCTGGTCGAGGACGAGGCGGTCCTGCAGCAGACGCTGGCGCATCACCTCAAGGCCGGGTTCAAGCTGATCCTGGCGCTGTCGCCCGAACCGCTGCCCGCCCATGCCATCCCCGACGGCGGCGGCGAAAGGATCGTCAACCTGCGCCACGATTCCCGGCGCGGACGTGCCCATGTCGCGGCGGTCAATGCGCTGATCGAGGCGGCGCCGGCCGATACCTGGCTTTACTACGGCTATAATGCGGAATTCCTGTTCTATCCGTTTTCGGAAAGCCGCACCGTGGGCGAGATGCTGGCCTTTCACGCCGAAGAGCGCCGGCGGGCCATGCTAACCTATGTCGTCGACCTCTACGCCCCGGACCTGGAGCGTTTCCCCGACGCGGTCAGCCTGAACGAGGCGATGTTCGACCGCACCGGCTATTACGCGCTCGGCCGCACGGACCGCGAGGGCCGGCACAAGGAGCGGCAGCTGGACTTCCACGGCGGACTGCGCTGGCGGTTCGAGGAGCACATGCCGCCCGACCGCCGCCGCATCGACCGGATCGCGCTGTTCCGCAGCCAGCCCGGGCTGCGGCTGCTGCCCGACCATCGCTTCAACGTCGAGGAATACAACACCTATGCCTGCCCCTGGCACAACAACCTGACGGCGGCCATCGCGTCCTTCCGGGTGGCCAAGGCGCTGGCGAAGAACCCCGGCTCGCGCGGGCATATCCAGACCTTCCGCTGGCGGAACTCGCATCCCTTCCGCTGGAATTCGCAACAGCTGATGGACCTGGGCCTGATGGAGCCGGGCCAGTGGTTCTAG